From the Lactobacillus sp. PV034 genome, the window ATCCAATTCCTGTTAACGTGCTGCAGTGTGAACATTGTAAGAAAAAATGGATTCCTGATCTTGGTACGCAAGAGGCGGATCAAGATGAAGTGCTTGCAAAGCCAGCTTTCCTTCACATTAGACGCAAGAAAAAAATTGTTGGTTTAGCTGTAAATATAATGCCAATGTTAAATGGAGCACTTACTAATGCTTTCTTACCAAATGGTGGCGAAACAATAATTCCAACTTTGGTTAAACATAATAGTCTTAGCTACTTTTATAATAAAAGTGCAATGTTAGCAAGTGGCGTAAGTGCTATCTCAACTGAAGAAATTACAGCTGAAGCTGGCCAAGTTATTGACGTGGAAGTTGCTGCAAAACTTGTTTTTGAAAAAAGCTAGCTAGAAATTATCTTAATCTGATCTTTAAGACACCGGGATTAGGTTAGCAAAAATAAAAGACCTAAAAGTATTCGTTGACTTTTAGGTATTTTATATTTATGCACTTACCCGTTCTTCATGTCTTTGAAGAATCATATCTACAATCGCATTTGCAATATTAACATTAGTTAATAATGGTCCGTGTGAATAAGAGCCAATTAGGTTCTTATAGCGTAATCCTTCTTCTTTGTCTTGAGGATTGTTACCATAGCCCTCAATCATTTGACCGAAGGGATGTAATTTATTTGTATCATCGAAATAAGTTTGCCCTGAGTGATTTTCAAAGGCAGTTACTTCGCCCCATTCGGTCATATATTTGGTATCACCAATCATACGCTTATCAGATTTAAAGATAGTATGAAGAGGAAGAATACCTAATCCTTTAATAGTTACACCTGAGTTAGTTTTATAATAATCACCCATTAATTGATAACCACCACAAATACAGAGCATTGGATTACCACTGTTAACATAGTTGTCAAGGGTATCTTTGTGACGAACTAGGTCTTTTGCCACGACAGTCTGTTCAAAGTCTTGGCCACCGCCAAAAAAGATAAAATCATAGTCATCTGCATTGAAGTCATGATCAAGTGAAATATTATCCACTTGTGTATCATAGTTCTTCTTTTTGAGTAAGTATTTTAATACCTTAACGTCGCCCGAGTCACCATAAGTGTTCATTAAGTCTTCATATAAATAGGCGATTTTAATTGTATTATTAGACATTGCTTGATCAATCCTTAAATTTATTCTTAGTATGAAGTATAACTCAAAAAGATTGTTTAGCTCAAAATCTTTAGTATTATTTAACTTATTTATTATTGCTTGTTTTCATAATCCTTCTGAGCTGCTCCATGGTTAATTGGTCCATATAAGGTACCAACTTTGATTGGATGAGAAAGAGCATAGTAGGTAAAGTCTTTAGCTATTTCAACTGCATTCTTGATATCATTACCCTTAGCAAGTTCAGCAGCAATTGTAGCAGACAATGTATCACCAGTACCATTAACTCGATTAGTTTCAAAATAAGGCTTGCTCAACCATATTTCACTGCTATCTTCTAAAAGCAGATAATCCCGGACTTCACTTTCATCACCAGTATGTTTCCCCTTAATTAGGACATTTTTGGCGCCCATATTTTGTAGGATTTGAGCTGCCTTACGGATGTCATCATCATTATTTAACTCAATTTCTGCTAATTTTTGAGCTTCATAAAAATTAGGAGTAATGATGGTTGCAAGAGGAATTAATTCATCTAAAAAAGTTTGGTATGCTTCATCCTCTAATAAGGTTGCGCCATGTTTAGTAGTAATTACGGGATCAACTACAATATTTTGCATCTTAAATTTTTTAAGGTTTTCTGCAACTGCATGAATAACTTCTTTACTACCTAACATTCCAGTTTTACTGGCTTTGATCACATAATCATCATTTAAAACTTGAAATTGACGATTAATAAAATCAACTGGCATTAATTGTTGGGCAAAGATGCCTTTAGAATTACCGGCAACAGCTGAAGTTAGTAAGCCTAAGCCATAAACACCAAGAGCATAAAAAGTATGAAGGTCAGCTGGCATCCCAGCACTACCATCACTATCGTTTCCTGCAATTGTTAATGCTTCAGCATGTTCTTCTAATTCAGTCATATAAACATCTCCTCGTAGTGACTTTATACTAAAACAATTATAAAGCATTAAACTTTACTAGGAAACTAAAATGCTATTTAGTGGTCTTAATTTAAATTCTTTTACTCTTCAGGCATAATAAAAGTAAAAGAATAAGAAAAGAGATAAAAAATGCAGTCATATGTCATGGCCTTAGACGAAGGAACCACCTCTACTAGAGCACTAATTTTTGACCATCAAGGGCAAAAAATTACTGAAGCACAACAAGAATTTAAGCAATATTTTCCTCATCCAGGCTGGGTAGAACATAATCCTGAAGAAATTTGGCAGGCAGTGCAGTCAACTATTGCGCAAGCTTTTATTAATTCTAATTTGCGCCCAGATCAGATTGTTTCTCTTGGTATTTCTAATCAGCGTGAAACCACTATTATTTGGGATAAGAAAACTGGAAAGCCAATTTATAATGCAATTGTCTGGCAATCTCGCCAAACTAATGAATTAGCAAATAAGTTAATTGATGAAGGGTATAAAGATCTAATTAGAGAAAAAACTGGATTAATTATTGATCCGTATTTTTCTGCAACAAAAATAAGATGGATTCTTGATCATGTGCCTGGAAGCCAGCAGCGTGCAGAAAATGGTGAACTGCTCTTTGGCACAATTGATAGTTGGTTGATTTGGAAATTAACAGGTGGAAAAGTTCATGCAACTGACTATACTAATGCTTCACGCACAATGTTGTTTAATATTCATCAACTAAAGTGGGATGAAGATATTTTAAAGCTGCTTAATATCCCTAAAAAACTCCTGCCCCAAGTTAAATCAAATTCTGAGATTTATGGTTATACTTTGCCATATCACTTTTTCGGTGGCAAAATTCCAATTGCTGGAGTTGCGGGTGATCAGCAAGCTGCCTTAATTGGACAAATGGGATTAGAACCTGGAACTGTAAAAAATACCTATGGTACTGGTTCTTTTATCGTGATGAATACTGGTGCTGAACCTACCAATTCAAACCACAATTTACTTACGACAATAGCTTATTATTTAGATGGCAAGGTAACTTATGCTTTAGAAGGATCAATTTTTGTAGCTGGCAGTGCCATCCAGTGGTTGCGTGATTCACTGCAATTAATAGATACGGCTGAAGATTCAGAAAAAGCAGCCGAAAGCTCTAAATCTCATAATGAAGTTTATGTTGTTCCTGCTTTTACGGGCTTAGGTGCGCCTTATTGGGATGCAGATGCACGCGGAGCAATTTTTGGCATAACACGGGGCACCAATCGTGCTGACTTGATTAAGGCTACGTTACAGTCACTTGCATATCAAACTAGGGATGTAGTTGATACAATGCAGGAAGATTCAAAAATTAATATCAAAACCTTAAGAGTAGATGGTGGAGCAAGTAGGAATAATTATCTCTTACAATTTCAGTCAGATATTTTAAATACAAAAATTGAACGTGCAAAAACTTCCGAGACTACAGGCTTAGGTGTAGCATTTTTAGCAGGTTTAGCAACTGGTTTTTGGAAAGATCAAGCCGAAATTGAAAAAATATTTCATGTAGGTAAAAGTTTTTCTCCACAAATGTCTGCTACTGAACGTGAACATTTATATAAAGGTTGGAAATGTGCTGTAAAAGCAACCCAAATGTTTAAAAATTAAGCTAAAAGGAAAAGAAAAATGACTGATAATAAGCGATTAATTACTTTTGACGGAACAGTTAATTTTAGGGATATTGGTGGTTATCAAGGAGCTAGCGGTAAGAAAACAAAATGGCATAAAATTTATCGGGCCGACTCTTTGAGCTCATTAAGTGATAATGATCAAGTTAGATTGACTGAGATGGGTGTAGTAATTGATTGTGATTTGCGATCAACTCATGAACAGACGATAGCTCCTGATAAATTGTGGGAAGGTGCTAAATATTTAGATTGTCATGTCTATGCTGAAAATTCGCAGGGTGATTTAATCGAAGATGATCATCAACTAGATGAATTTTTACATCAAATACCTAAAGTAGAAGGATATCTAGGGCAAATTTATCAAAATGTCCTTTTAAGTAAAGAAGGGCAAGCGGCATTCAGACAAGTTTTTGTACAATTACTTAATTTGGCTCCAGATAAAGCTTTAGTCTATCATTGTAGCGCTGGTAAAGATCGGACTGGAATGGTAACTGCTTTAATTTTAACGGGATTGGGAGTAGACGACAAAACGATTGCACAAGATTATTTGTTGACTAATGAGCTTTTTCCTTATGGTTTAAGAAAACAAATTCCTAGTGATTCTGATATGATTAAATTAGTTAATCGCATGAATGTGACTGCCGGTGAAGGCCGGGCTATTAAAGGGATTACGCAGACTTTACGTGATGGCTTTGGAGGCTTTGATATTTACTTTACCAAGATTTTAGGTTTTACTCAGGAAGACTTAAAAAAATTAAGATCATTATATCTAGAATAAAAAGCTAGTACTAAGTGAACTGAGACCTAAAAAGAAGTATTAATTCACATAGGTATTGATACAGTAAACCTTAAAGGTAAGCATTTCACCAGTGATGTAAAACAAGGCGAACATGTTGAAAAGGGTCAAAAACTTGGAACCGCTGATATTTCAGCAATTGTTTCAGATGGTTATGATCCAACTGTAATGGTCGTTGTTACTAACACTCCTAATTACGCTAATGTACAAAGAATTGATGGCGAAAACAAGCAACATGGTGATGATTTGATCGCAACTACAGCTCGTTAAAATCAAGAAAGACTCGCAGAGACGAGTCTTTTTTTGATAAAAATTACATAATTTTGTTTTCTTTTAACTAACTGAACTAGAATAGATGTAGTAAGTTTAAAAGTTAGGAAAGAAAATACTAAGTTAATTAATCATCTAGATTTTAGTGCTAAAAAGAAGGAATAAAGAAGGGATGGAATAAAAGTGACAGCCAAGGTTTTGTATCAGATTTCAGCAAACGATAAACTTTCAATTGAAGATTTAAAAGATTTGGGTGTTGATGGAGTTTATTTAACTGATGTATTAACTGATAAAGATGAAATAATGAAGCAGGCTCAAGAAGCGGGACTAGATATTATTGAGCAAAAGAATTTACCAATTAATCAAGATTTAACAAATATGATTTTAAATGAACTTAGAGCGCCAGCTAAGCCTAAACTTGATTTTCTTGGAAAAGTAAATCAGCTCCTTAAGTCTGAATATGCAAGCGGTTTGTTAAACTTAGGTGATGATGATAAGTTATTACAAATGCAAGCATTAGCAATGCTGGCACTATTAGCTGACCAATTAGTAGTTCCGGCAAATTTAATTGGAGAAAAGGATTCTCAAGAACGACGACAAATTAAAAAATTAATTAATTTAAAAAAATCACAAACTGCTGGGTCTAGTATTATTCATATTACTGAAAATGATCTAATTGAAATTCAAAAGGGAAAGTTGACAGGATACTTTAATACAAGCGCAACAGCACTTGGTTTTAATTCGACTAGTAGTTGGATTCAAAACTACTTAGTTGGACAGCTTCTTCCTAAAGGAGTAGTTATCAAAGAAGATTAAGATGTTAGAAGTAAAACAAGCAGATATAACCAAATTAAAAGTAGATGCCATTGTAAATGCAGCTAATAAAAGTCTATTAGGTGGTGGTGGCGTTGATGGAGCAATTCATGCAGCAGCTGGTCCGCTATTATTAGAAGAGTGCCGCAAACTTCATGGTTGCAACACTGGTGAAGCTAAAATTACTAAAGGCTATAACTTACCAGCAAAGTTTGTTATTCATACTGTAGGACCAATTTATCGGTTTCATACCTCAACAGAAAATAGTAAGCTATTAGCTGATTGCTACAGAAATAGTTTAAAATTAGCACAAAAATACCAATTAAAAAGTTTGGCTTTTTCTAGCATTTCAACCGGAGTTTATGGTTATCCTAAAAAAGAGGCAGCAGAAATAGCGGTGAGGACAGTGAAAAGTTGGTTAATAGAAACAAAATATCAGATAAATATTATATTTTGTGTTTTTGATCATGAAAATAAAGAGATATATCAAGGCTTAATAAACAAAAATCTTAGTTAGAATTATTCTAACTAAGATTTTTTGTTCTATTTAATTTGACTAAAAAATGCGGTAAAGATTTCTTCTTGTTCAGGATTATTGGTTAAAAGATCAGGACGCCATTGAACGCCTTGCATTAAACCGTCATTTGAAGCAATTGCTTCGATAATGCCATCAGGGGCAGTAGCAATAATATTGAAGTTGTCAGCAATATTTTTAATTGCTTGATGATGATAACTGTTTACATATGGATGGTTACCGATAATTTGGGCTAGGTGACTTTCTGGAGTGACATTTACATGGTGGCTAGGTTGTGATAAATTGCTTGCTTGAAGATGCTGAATACCAGCACCAGAGTTTTGACCATAAATATCTTGAAAAAGTGAGCCTCCAAAGGCAACGTTTAAGATTTGCATTCCGCGACTAATTCCTAGAATGGGAAGATTTGCTTCGTGACTAGCCTTGATTAAATTAAGTTCGTATTGATCGCGTTCAGGATCGGTTTTTCTTAATTCAGGTAAAGGTTCTTCATTATAAAAAATCGGAGTAATATCATCTCCATCAGTTAAAATTAAAGCATCAAAATCAGTTTGAGGCTCTGGCATGGCTTTTAAACTTGCTGGAGCTAAGATAATAGGTAAAAATCCATTTTTAGTTACGAGGTCAATTATTGAACGGTCAATTGTCAGTTGATTATTTTTAATAGCTGCTGTGATAGCGATTTTTTTCATTAAATCAGCTCTCCTTTTTTATTATCATCTTGATAAGCTCTGCCATAATTCTAGCATATCTTGTTTTAACACTTTGAATTTTAAAATTAATTTAAATTACAGCAAAATATGTGGATCAGAGATGTTTATCGTAGATAATAGATTATCATTGAAATTGAAAGTAAGTAAGGGATGGAATTATGAATGATTCAAATTTTACACCAAAACAGAATCAGACAAATAAAAACTCTGCCAAGAGTCAAAATTTAACCCGAAAGCAATATCGTAAGCAAGCAGAGCAAGAGAATAAGACTAATGTTTGGGATTTAGCCATTGATCGTCCTTATATAGCGGTAGCTGTTGTGGTTTTAGGCTTACTTTTTATTATGACCAAATGGTGGCTTGGCTTAGGTATTTTATTTTTATTAGTGATCATAGGTATAGTAATAATTTCTTATAGTAAGACACCGTCAAAAACTCTAAGTATTGAATTTAAATTAGGCGGGTCTCGAAAATTAAATGCCTTAAAAGCTCTTCAATTTGGAGCAGCAATGATAATGTTTTTAGCTACGTATATGCGACAAGTGGTCGTCATTAATTTTCAGATCACAGGTGCGCAAGATAGCTTAAAAGTCATCCAAGGCGCAGCTGCTCAAACTAATAATACGTATGCAACGCAGGGAGCTAATGCACTTGGGATTTTGGATAATTTAATGAATGGGTCACTTTGGGGAACTTATCGCTATGCAACTAATAGTGCTCAGTTTATGAGTGATCCCAACGGAAAATGGATTATGATTTGGACATTCCTGTTAATGCTGGCACCAGCATTTTGTGTAATTGGGCAATTCTTTAGAGAACCATATTCACGGCGGACAATGCTGGTTTGTTCAGGGTTATCTGTAGTATTATTCATTTTAACTCCTTCATTAATTATTCATTGGGGCACCTTATATGGAATTAACCATCAAATGAATCAAGAACAAATTCACCAAATGTTTAGTATTGGTTACATGGCTTATCCCGCTATCTTGTGTGCAGTTTTAGTTTTTATTATTGCTTTATATCGCAGTATTAAAAGAGATAACTTTCATTGATATTGATTGTTAATTTTTATAAAATCTGAAATATAAAAGCTGCTTATTAGCGGCCTTTTTTGTTAATAAAAAAGCTCCTTCATATAAATGAAGGAGCTAAAGTTAAGGAAAGCTACAAAAATTTTATGAAAGCGGTTTAATCACTTTCTAAATCATATTCTAGCCGATATTATTGTAATGTCAATTATAAAGTGTTGTAAGGAGTGATAATTATGAATAATGATCCTTTAGTCTTCAAGTTAGCTACAGCTAAGAATAAACCCTCTAGTTTTAGAAAAGATAAAAGTCATAGTTGTCCCTTCTGTGATGTAGCTAGCCTGGATAATATTTATCAAAAAGAAGGCGACTTGATGTGGTTACACAATCGTTTTCCAACTTTAAAAGATACTTTACAAACCGTATTAATTGAATCTGCCGATCATAATGGTGATATTAGTAATTATACTAAGGCTCATAACCGAAAATTAATGAAATTTGCTCTACAGTGTTTTAATGAAGTTATTAGCACTAATAAATACCAGTCAGTACTGTGGTATAAAAATTTTGGCCCTTTATCTCGTGGATCCCTAGTACATCCTCATATGCAAATTGTTGGCTTAGAACATGAAGATGGTTATAAATATATTCACAAAAATAACTTTACTGGAATCTCAGTATTTGAAAATGAACGAGTAGAAGTAAATATGGCGCTTCATCCAGTTCAAGGCTATCAGGAAATTAATATAAATCTAAATGATTCACAAAATGATGTTGCTATAGATAATTGGGCTGATTGGATTCAAATAGCTACGCAATATACCTTACAAGAAATGTATCACAGTCGCTGCACTTCTTATAATTTATTTTTTTATCCTTATGAAAGTAACGGTAAGAAACGCATTTGTGCAAAATTAATTCCAAGATTTTATGCTCCTCCTTATTTTGTAGGATACAAATTATCACAAAGAAATGATAAAATTAGCTTAGAAGAAGAAGGTAAAAAATTATTTAATTTTAATTTGATGCAAAGTAAATAAAATATAATATCACGTGTTATAATATTATTGATTGATAGATTCAGCCATATTAAGGACTTGATACCAATGCTAAAAGATGAATTAGAAGATTTAATCCCAGCTAAAGAAGTAGATGTAGGTGTATTGTTATGCTATGGAAAGGATATCCTTTTTAAGCATAATGCAGATAAAAGCTTTTCTGCTGCTGGTTTTATTGATTTAGGAATTGCTGCATATATAGAAGACCAATGGAAACAAAATCCTGAAATTTTAGATGAAACGCTCGAAGTAACCGATTTATCCAGGGTTAGAGGAACCGGAATAATTAGTAAATTAGGTCAAAGTAAATGGTCAATTAGAGATTTGCTTTACTTGATGATGGCAATAGGAGATAATGCTGCAAGTAACCTATTAATTGAGCGTTTTGATATCTACGAAATTGATGAATGGTTGAAGAAAAATCATCCGGGGATGCGTTTGGGAAGAGAATTTATGCGTTATTCTCCAACTGGTCAAGATAATGAAGTAACGGCAGAAAGTGTGATGAAGTTACTCGACCACTTTATGATTAGTAAAAATCCATTTAGTGAAATTGTTAGATCAGGATTAGAAAACCACTCAACCTTGTTTAACTTATTAGCTTTAGAAAATACTGAATTACCTACTTTTAATAAAATGAGTCAATTTTCACATTTGATTCAT encodes:
- a CDS encoding serine hydrolase, whose product is MLKDELEDLIPAKEVDVGVLLCYGKDILFKHNADKSFSAAGFIDLGIAAYIEDQWKQNPEILDETLEVTDLSRVRGTGIISKLGQSKWSIRDLLYLMMAIGDNAASNLLIERFDIYEIDEWLKKNHPGMRLGREFMRYSPTGQDNEVTAESVMKLLDHFMISKNPFSEIVRSGLENHSTLFNLLALENTELPTFNKMSQFSHLIHEASALRTQKGPLSVVVLTKFKDNKSEDIKFLQNFGKTLYAKVSIPQLPKTGLTDNKK
- the thiD gene encoding bifunctional hydroxymethylpyrimidine kinase/phosphomethylpyrimidine kinase, with the translated sequence MTELEEHAEALTIAGNDSDGSAGMPADLHTFYALGVYGLGLLTSAVAGNSKGIFAQQLMPVDFINRQFQVLNDDYVIKASKTGMLGSKEVIHAVAENLKKFKMQNIVVDPVITTKHGATLLEDEAYQTFLDELIPLATIITPNFYEAQKLAEIELNNDDDIRKAAQILQNMGAKNVLIKGKHTGDESEVRDYLLLEDSSEIWLSKPYFETNRVNGTGDTLSATIAAELAKGNDIKNAVEIAKDFTYYALSHPIKVGTLYGPINHGAAQKDYENKQ
- a CDS encoding O-acetyl-ADP-ribose deacetylase, with the protein product MLEVKQADITKLKVDAIVNAANKSLLGGGGVDGAIHAAAGPLLLEECRKLHGCNTGEAKITKGYNLPAKFVIHTVGPIYRFHTSTENSKLLADCYRNSLKLAQKYQLKSLAFSSISTGVYGYPKKEAAEIAVRTVKSWLIETKYQINIIFCVFDHENKEIYQGLINKNLS
- a CDS encoding cytochrome C5, with the translated sequence MNDSNFTPKQNQTNKNSAKSQNLTRKQYRKQAEQENKTNVWDLAIDRPYIAVAVVVLGLLFIMTKWWLGLGILFLLVIIGIVIISYSKTPSKTLSIEFKLGGSRKLNALKALQFGAAMIMFLATYMRQVVVINFQITGAQDSLKVIQGAAAQTNNTYATQGANALGILDNLMNGSLWGTYRYATNSAQFMSDPNGKWIMIWTFLLMLAPAFCVIGQFFREPYSRRTMLVCSGLSVVLFILTPSLIIHWGTLYGINHQMNQEQIHQMFSIGYMAYPAILCAVLVFIIALYRSIKRDNFH
- a CDS encoding gamma-glutamyl-gamma-aminobutyrate hydrolase family protein, which translates into the protein MKKIAITAAIKNNQLTIDRSIIDLVTKNGFLPIILAPASLKAMPEPQTDFDALILTDGDDITPIFYNEEPLPELRKTDPERDQYELNLIKASHEANLPILGISRGMQILNVAFGGSLFQDIYGQNSGAGIQHLQASNLSQPSHHVNVTPESHLAQIIGNHPYVNSYHHQAIKNIADNFNIIATAPDGIIEAIASNDGLMQGVQWRPDLLTNNPEQEEIFTAFFSQIK
- the glpK gene encoding glycerol kinase GlpK: MQSYVMALDEGTTSTRALIFDHQGQKITEAQQEFKQYFPHPGWVEHNPEEIWQAVQSTIAQAFINSNLRPDQIVSLGISNQRETTIIWDKKTGKPIYNAIVWQSRQTNELANKLIDEGYKDLIREKTGLIIDPYFSATKIRWILDHVPGSQQRAENGELLFGTIDSWLIWKLTGGKVHATDYTNASRTMLFNIHQLKWDEDILKLLNIPKKLLPQVKSNSEIYGYTLPYHFFGGKIPIAGVAGDQQAALIGQMGLEPGTVKNTYGTGSFIVMNTGAEPTNSNHNLLTTIAYYLDGKVTYALEGSIFVAGSAIQWLRDSLQLIDTAEDSEKAAESSKSHNEVYVVPAFTGLGAPYWDADARGAIFGITRGTNRADLIKATLQSLAYQTRDVVDTMQEDSKINIKTLRVDGGASRNNYLLQFQSDILNTKIERAKTSETTGLGVAFLAGLATGFWKDQAEIEKIFHVGKSFSPQMSATEREHLYKGWKCAVKATQMFKN
- a CDS encoding tyrosine-protein phosphatase, translating into MTDNKRLITFDGTVNFRDIGGYQGASGKKTKWHKIYRADSLSSLSDNDQVRLTEMGVVIDCDLRSTHEQTIAPDKLWEGAKYLDCHVYAENSQGDLIEDDHQLDEFLHQIPKVEGYLGQIYQNVLLSKEGQAAFRQVFVQLLNLAPDKALVYHCSAGKDRTGMVTALILTGLGVDDKTIAQDYLLTNELFPYGLRKQIPSDSDMIKLVNRMNVTAGEGRAIKGITQTLRDGFGGFDIYFTKILGFTQEDLKKLRSLYLE
- a CDS encoding DUF4931 domain-containing protein, with translation MNNDPLVFKLATAKNKPSSFRKDKSHSCPFCDVASLDNIYQKEGDLMWLHNRFPTLKDTLQTVLIESADHNGDISNYTKAHNRKLMKFALQCFNEVISTNKYQSVLWYKNFGPLSRGSLVHPHMQIVGLEHEDGYKYIHKNNFTGISVFENERVEVNMALHPVQGYQEININLNDSQNDVAIDNWADWIQIATQYTLQEMYHSRCTSYNLFFYPYESNGKKRICAKLIPRFYAPPYFVGYKLSQRNDKISLEEEGKKLFNFNLMQSK
- a CDS encoding type 1 glutamine amidotransferase, which produces MSNNTIKIAYLYEDLMNTYGDSGDVKVLKYLLKKKNYDTQVDNISLDHDFNADDYDFIFFGGGQDFEQTVVAKDLVRHKDTLDNYVNSGNPMLCICGGYQLMGDYYKTNSGVTIKGLGILPLHTIFKSDKRMIGDTKYMTEWGEVTAFENHSGQTYFDDTNKLHPFGQMIEGYGNNPQDKEEGLRYKNLIGSYSHGPLLTNVNIANAIVDMILQRHEERVSA